The sequence below is a genomic window from Haloferax mediterranei ATCC 33500.
GTTTACAAACGCCAATATACGGTATTCTACGGGCGGTACGTTGGCAACCACCCGTCGAAAGTGGTCCGAGTACTGAGACAAATCGAGGGTAAGATGAGTGAAGGTAAAATAAAGTGCCGTCGGTCCTACCTCACGAAAGACAGATGAATAAATCGCCGAGCGTCCTCGTCATTGGCGGGGGGTCGACTGGTACGGGCATCGCACGGGACCTCGCGATGCGCGGGCTGGACGTGACCCTCGTCGAGAAGGGGAACCTCACACATGGGACGACGGGGCGGATGCACGGGCTCCTCCACAGTGGAGGACGGTACGCGGTGTCCGACCAGGCATCGGCCAAGGAGTGTATCGTGGAAAATCGCGTCCTGCGACGAATCGCGGGACACTGCGTCGAGATGACGGGCGGGCTGTTCGTCCAGCGCCCCGAAGACTCCGACGAGTACTTCCAGAAGAAGTTAGAGGGCTGCCGCGAGTGCGGCATCCCCGCCGAAGTCCTCTCACCCGAAGAGGCCCGCGAGATGGAGCCGTACCTCGCGAAGGACATCAAACGCGCCATCAAGGTCCCTGACGGCGCAGTCGACCCGTTCCGGCTCTGCGTGGCGAACGCCGCGAGCGCCGTCGAACACGGCGCGCGCGTCGAGACGCACTCGGAAGTCACGGACGTGCTGGTCGAAGACGGCGAAGTCGTCGGCGTCGAAGTGACCCACCAAACTGGGACCGGACCATACGTTCACGGGAACCCCGGCGAAGTCGAAGAGATATACGCCGACTACGTCGTCAACGCGACCGGTGCATGGGCAGGTCAGATTGGCGATTTCGCCGGCGTCGACGTCGAAGTCCGGCCATCGAAGGGTGTCATGACCATCATGAACACCCGACAGGTCGACACGGTCGTCAACCGCTGCCGACCGAAGGGTGACGCGGACATCATCGTACCCCACGAGACGACGTGTATTCTCGGGACGACGGACGAAGAGGTCGAAGACCCCGAAGACTACCCCGAAGAAGGCTGGGAAGTCGACCTGATGATAGAGACGCTCTCGGAACTCGTGCCGATGCTGGAAGACGCGCGGACGATTCGGTCGTTCTGGGGCGTCCGCCCGCTGTACGAGCCGCCGGGAACGGGCACGGAGGACCCGACGGACATCACGCGCGAGTTCTTCCTTCTCGACCACGCCGACCGCGACGACCTGCCGGGCATGACGAGCATCGTCGGCGGGAAACTCACGACCTACCGGATGATGGCCGAGAAGATTTCCGACCACGTCTGCGAAAAACTCGACGTCGAAGCCGAGTGCCGCACCGCCGACGTGCCGCTTCCGGGCAGCGAGGACTTCTCCGTCCTTCGTGACTACATGGACGACTTCGGCCTGCGCTCGCCGATTGGCCGTCGCTCGGTCCAGCGACTCGGCTCGCGCGCCGACGACGTGCTCAACAGCATCGACCCGAACCCGGTCGTCTGTGAGTGCGAGGCCGTCACTCGCGCCGAGATTCAGGACGCACTGGACACCGCGGGCACGGACCTCAACTCCGTCCGCATTCAGACGCGCGCCTCGATGGGCAACTGTCAGGGTGCAATCTGTTGTCACCGGATGGCGAACGAACTCGCCCCCGAATACGACGAAGCAATCGTCCGTTCCTCGCTCGACGACCTCTATCAGGAGCGCTGGAAGGGCGAACGCCACGCCATGTGGGGCGAACAACTCTCGCAGGCCGCGCTCAAGCACATGCTCCACGCGACGACGATGAACCGCGACGAAGACCCCGCGACAGCCGAGACGGACCTCGACTTCGCGGCGTTCGACGACGGCAGTCCCTCCGACGGAGGGAACACGTCGGATTCCACATCCGGCGGCGCTGTCGCCGACGGCGGTCGTGTAGCTGCCGACGACGAAGGAGGTGCCAATGGCGATAACTGACGACGTGCTCGTCATCGGCGGCGGTATCGCCGCCTGTACGGCCGCGCTCTCGGCCGCAGAGACGGGTGCTCGCGTCCGACTTCTCGCACACAAGAAGAGTACGCTCCGGCAGGCCAGCGGTCTCGTGGACGTGCTCGGCTACGCTGGCGACGAGGGTCCATTCTCGGACCCCTACGCCGGTCTCGACGCACTCCCCGAAGACCACCCGTACCACATCGTCGGCGAAGACGGCATTCGCGACGGACTTCGCCTCTTCGATGAGGCTGTCGGCGACGCCTATCAGGGCGGTCACACGGACACGAACGCGCTCGTCATGACCCACGGCGGCGCGGTGAAGCCAACTGCTCGCTACCCCGAGTCGGTCGCACCCGGTCTCGCCAGTTCGTCCGGCGACATGCTCCTCGTCGGGTTCGAGAACCTGACTGACTTCGACGCCCCCGTCGCGGCCGACCACCTCACGGCCGCTGGCGTTCCGTTCTCGGTCCGCGGCGTTACCCTTGAGTTCCCCAAATCGTTCCGCTCCGACGCGAAGGTAACGCGCTTCGCAAAGGCGCTTGACCGCGACGAGTCCGTAGATGGCGGAACGGCTCGGTCCGTCCTCGCCGACGCCATCGACGCCGAACTGGACGGCGAGACTCGCGTCGGGTTCCCGGCGATGCTCGGCGACGACCACGACGACGAGGTCCGCGACGAACTCGCAGACCGACTCGGCGTGCCCGTCTTCGAAGTCCCGACCGGCCCGCCGAGTCTCCTCGGTCTCAAACTCGAAGATATGCTGTTCGACGCCCTCGACGAAGCGGGCGTCCGCATCTCCGCTGGCAACCCGGCGGTCGATTTCGAGGCCGAAGACGGGCGTATCGAGACGGTCATCGTCGACCAGAAAAGCCGCCGAACGCCCTACGAGGCCGACCAAATCGTCCTCGCGACGGGCGGACTCGTCGGGAAGGGAATCGATTCGGACCGCGAACACATCACCGAACCCGTCTTCGGGTGCCACATTCCGCACCCCGAGGACCGCTATGAGTGGTCCGAACCCGAAGCGTTCGGAAGTCACGCATTCGCGCGCTTCGGCGTCGTCCCCGACGACGAACTGCGCCCGACCGACGAAGACGGAGCGGTACAGTTCGAGAACCTGCGTGCGGCGGGCGGCGTCGTCGGCGGCGCCGACATCGCACGCGAAAAATCCGCGAGCGGCGTCTCGCTTTCGACCGGCGCGGTCGCCGGACGCCTCGCGGGAGAGGAGGCAACCCAATGAGCGACGCAGAGTCACCGACAAATCCGAACCTCAACCCCGGCGCACAGACAGACGACTTCGAAGCGGTCGAGGTGTTCCCCGAGAGCACCGACATGGACCTCCGACCCGGCGCGGACAACTGTTACAAGTGCACCGCCTGTGACGTGTCCTGTCCGGTCGCGGAAGTCGACGACGAGTTCCCCGGTCCGAAGTTCCAAGGCCCGGAACAGTGGCGTCTCAAGCGCAAAGACGACGAACCCGTCGACGACTCCATCATGTCGTGTTCGAACTGCATGCGCTGTGACGACGCCTGTCCGTCGGGCGTCCCGCTCAGCCAGATGCACAACACGGCCCGCGGCGAGTACGTCGAAAAGGAGATGGACAAACTCTCGCGGGAGTACATCCGCAACCGCATCCTCGCCAACTACGGGACGCTCGCCCAACTGGGCAGTATGTTCCCCCGCCTGACGAACGCCATGATGGGGAACTCGCTCGTCCAGATGGTCAACGAGAAAGTGCTCGGTATTACGTCCGAACGTGACTTCCCCGCGTTCGCCACGCAGACGTTCCGCGAGTGGTGGAACGAACGCGGCGGCCCGAAGGTCCGCTCCGAAGAAAAGCGCGTCGCCTACTTCCACGGCTGTTACTCCAACTACAACACGCCCGAAGTCGGCAAGGCGATGGTGCGCGTCTTCGAGTCGTTCGGCTACGAAGTCGTCGTCCCCAAGCAGCGCTGTTCCGGGACGCCGATGTTCGCAAACGGGATGTTGGAGGACGCAAAACGCGCCGCCGGTATCAACGTCGAGAACTTCTCCGGCCTGCTCAACGAGGGCTACGATGTCATCGCGTCGTGTACCTCGTGTTCGATGTCGCTCCGCCAGGAGTACCCCGAACTGTTCGACATCGACGGCATCAAAGACGTATCCGAACACACCTACGAGGCGCTCGAATACCTCCGCATCCACGAGAACCTCGAAGACGAGCTTCGAGAAGTGTCCGTCGACGACCAGTCGTTCGCCTACCACGCGCCGTGTCACGCCCGCAATCAGGGTCTCGACCGGCAGTCAGTCGAACTGTTCCGTGAACTCGACGGCGTCGAAATCGAGGACGTGGGCGACTCCTGTTCCGGCATCTCCGGTACCTACGGCTGGAAGGAAGAGAAATACGACAAGTCGATGCAAATCGCTGCCGACATGTTCGACCACATGGAGCACGCCCAAGGCGACGTCGGGATGACCGAGTGTCCGACGTGTTCGATGCAGATGGAACACGGCACGGGCTACGACATCAAGCACCCGCTGCAGCTCCTCGAAGAAGCGTTAGTCTGAGACGCGCAGGAGAGCGCGCACCCAAAGCGGTTGGCAGTCGCCGCCGCTATCGACCTTGCGTCCAGTTCGAGTCAGCAGGCGCACAACGACATACATACACAAAATCCGCTGAAAACTCGATAAACCGGTAGAATAGTTTCTGTTACGACTGATCTAGTTCGTCAGTGACGAACGCGTAGGGTCTGTCCACCCCGACATTTCGAAAACATAACTATTAGGGGTGGGCGTACGAAATGTTTTGCCGATTATCCCTACGTAGAGTGCCTCTCCAACGGAGTTATCTATTCGAGGTAGTTAATCGGGAGTAAAGAAAGATTTATCATATAATTTGTGCACGTTTGTACTGGTAGGACTCTCGTTCGGAGAGTTCGTATCGAGGTTGGTTAGAAATGTCAGGAGAAACATACGTTGGTGCCATCGACCAAGGTACCACAGGCACGCGCTTCATGGTGTTCGACCACGACGGAAAGGTGGTCGCCAACGCCTACGAGAAGCACGAACAGATTTACCCCGAACCCGGTTGGGTCGAACACGACGCAAACGAGATTTGGGAGAATACGAAGACGGTCATCAACGAGGCGCTCAACGACGCGCTTCTCGACCCGGAACAACTCGAAGCAATCGGTATCACGAACCAGCGCGAGACGACCATCGTCTGGGACCGTGAGACTGGACAGCCGATTCACAACGCCATCGTCTGGCAGGACCGCCGCACGACGGACCGAATCGAGACGCTCGAAGCGGACGGTAAGACGGACGAAGTGCGCGCGAAGACGGGACTCGAACCCGACGCATACTTCTCTGCGACGAAGGCCGAATGGATACTCGATAACTCCGACCCCATCAAGCTTCAGCGCTCGCGACCCGAAGATATCCGCGACCGCGCCGCGGAAGGCGAACTCGCCTTCGGTACCATCGACACGTGGCTCATCTACAAGCTGACGGGTAACCACATCACGGACGTTACCAACGCGTCGCGGACCATGTTGTTCAACATCCACGACATGGAGTGGGACGACGAACTCCTCGACGAGTTCAACGTCCCCCGCGAGATTCTCCCCGAAGTTCGACCGTCGTCTGACGACGACCACTACGGCGAGACCGACGCAAGCGGCTTCCTCGGTGCCGAAGTGCCCGTCGCGGGTGCGCTCGGCGACCAGCAGGCCGCGCTGTTCGGCCAGACCTGTTTCGACGCTGGCGACGCCAAGAACACCTACGGTACCGGTTCGTTCATGCTCATGAACACCGGCGAAGAGGCAGTCATGTCCGAACACGGCCTGCTTACGACCGTCGGCTTCCAGCGTTCCGGCGAACCCGTCCAGTACGCTCTCGAAGGGTCGATTTTCATCACCGGCGCGGCTATCGAATGGCTCGAAGACATGACGCTCATCGAGAACGCCTCCGAGTCCGAAAAGCTCGCTCGGTCGGTCGACTCGACTGACGGCGTCTACTTCGTTCCCGCTTTCGCCGGTCTCGGTGCGCCGCACTGGGACCAGCGTGCCCGTGGGACCATCGTCGGCATGACTCGCGGCACCCGCCGCGAACACATCGTTCGTGCGACGCTCGAATCCATCGCGTTCCAGACGCGCGACGTGGCCGAAGCCATGGAGTCCGACAGCGGTATCGACCTCTCCAGCCTCCGCGTGGACGGCGGAGCGGTCAAGAACAACTTCCTCTGTCAGCTCCAGTCGAATATTCTCGACACCGAAATCGTCCGTCCGCAAGTCGACGAGACGACAGCACTCGGTGCTGCCTATGCCGCGGGTCTCGCCGTCGGCTACTGGGAGACGATGGAAGAACTCCGCGCGAACTGGCAGGTCGACCGCGAGTTCGGTCCCTCGGACCCGCAGAACGTCGAACACCGCTACGGCCGCTGGAAAGAGGCAGTCGACCGCTCGCTGGATTGGGCACGGGACACGGAGGAGTAATCAATGGCACTGGACCAACTCTGGGCGATTGAGATGCTTATCGCCGCCTTCGCTGGCGGCGCGTTCGGTGCAGCAATCGGTGCGCTTCCGGCCTTCATCTTCACCGGCTTCATGGTTATCGCCGGTGAGGTGGCGTCCTACGTCGATGCCGACGCGGGCGCAATCACGGACGCGATTGCATTCGGTGTCCCGTTCTCCCCGGCAATCAGTTTCGCCGGTGGCGCGGCCGCCGCGGCCTACGCGGCCAACCGTGGCTACATGGACTCCGGATTCGACTACCACAACGCGAAGGACATCGGCTTCGCACTCGGCTCGAAGCCCGACGTGCTCGCCGTCGGTGGTATCTTCGGTATCATCGGCTACTGGCTGACCGTCCTCTCGGCATCGTTCAACATGCCGTACGACCACATCGCGATGGGTGTGACGCTTTCGGCGCTCATCCACCGCGTCGCCTTCGGCTACGATATCGTTGGTAAGGTCCGCGGCAGCAGCCTCCTCGACATGACGCCGTTCGAACGCGGTGAGACTCGCGGCGGCGCAATCGCCGACGGCGGCGAGGGCGGACGCCTGAGCGTCGAACCGTGGCTGCCGAACATGTACCAGTGGGAAGAAGTGACGGCCATCGGCATCGTCGTCGGTATCATGGCGGCGTACATCGCGCTCTCGACCGGCAGCCCGTTCCTCGCGTTCGGTATCTCGGCCGCGAGCCTCATCTTCCTGAACCTCGGCGTCGAGCGCATCCCGGTGACTCACCACATGTCGCTGCCCGCATCGACCGCGGCGCTCGCGTACACCGCGGGTGCGACCGAACTCGGTGCCGTCGCGCTCCTCATCGGCGGCGTCTTCGGTGGCATCTCCGCGCTCTTCGGTGAGGTGTTCCAGCGCATCTTCTACGCGCACGGTGACACCCACTGGGACCCGCCGGCGGCCGCGATTGTGTTCGGGACGTTCCTCGTTGCGATGCTCGCCATCGCCGGGGTCTTCCCGGACTCGTCGTGGGTCGCGACGTTCTAACTCACAAACAACCACACGGTCCCGCACCGCTTTTTTGGGTCACGTTCCGCAACCGGCAGCGCTAACGCTCCCCAATCGGTAGCGGATGTATGGAACGCATCGTCTCTGTCGTCCCGAAAGACGGTCTCCACGCCCGTCCTGCATCCCAGTTCGTCGAGACAGCCAATTCATTCGATGCTGAGATTACACTCGGCCGTGTCGATGACGACAGCCTCGTCCCCGCGGCGAGCATGCTCGCTGTGACCGGTCTCGGCGTCTCTCACGGTGAAGAAATCAGACTGGTCGCCGACGGCGACGATGCCGAAGCGGCACTCGACGCGCTCGAAGACGTGCTTTCGACGCCCGAGTCGGGCGACGAAGCGTCGGAGAATTAGTTCAACTTCCGGTAGTCGCGCGCATCTGTCGCGCGCTCGACCACAGAGTCGAGCGTCGCCTTCGGACTCGTCGTCTCCACCGCGGCGTTGAGTGTCCCCTCCAGAATCGGGGCGTCGGCGATAATCGCATCCACGTCCATCGCCATCTCGATGGCGAGTTCGGCGTTCATCACGGCGCTTCCGAGGTCGACGAGAACGACGACACCATCGCCGTCGTCGGCTTCCTCGATACCCTCGCGGATGCGGTCGGGCGACGTTCCGATTCCGTCTTCGTCGCCACCGGCGGGAACGATGCGGGCGTTGCCGCCGCCCATCTGTTCGGCTACGTCAGCGATTCCTTCGGCCGCCTTCGCGCTGTGCGAGACGACGACGAGACCAATCATTCGTCCCTCCGTGCGGCATCACCGGCGTGGGCGTCGCGGTCGATCGCACCGTCCAGATACTCCTCAGCGGTCGCAAGCAGTTCTTCGAGGATGAACAGCGTGCTCGTCGCGCCGGGGTCTTGATGACCGACAGAACGCCAATCGAGGAACGAAGACCGGCCTTTGAGGGCCTTGAGCGGAACAGTGAACTCGACTCCCCGTTCGGCCGCATCGACGGCCTTGGCGAGGGCTGTAAGCGGCGGGAGGTCGTCCTGCTCGATGGACTTCTTGTAGGTGTGGACCGCGGGAACGAGCGCGTCCACCATCGTCTTCGACCCGACCTCCGCCCCGCCGCGGTCTTTGACCTTGTCGAGGTACGCCTCCGCGAAGGCGACCGACGTTTCCGCGGTAATCCCGTCTTCGAGTTCCTGACTGGCGAACATGATAGACCCGCCGTAGAGCGGGCCGGAAGCCCCACCGACGTTCGAAATGAGCGTCGTGCCGACGTTTTTCACGACCTCGTCGGGGTCCATCTCGGCGAACGCTTCGCGCTTTTCGGCCGCCTCGCCGAATCCGCGCTGCATGTTCGCGCCGTGGTCCGCGTCGCCGATTGCGGAGTCGAGGTCGGTGAGGTACCCCTTCTCCTCGGCGAGTCGCGCCGCCACGTTATCGAGCGCGTCTAACACCGCGTCGCGTTGTGTTTCTACGTCGGCCATAGCGTCCCCTTCGCAACCATATTCGTTAAGCCCTTGCCACGGTGGAGCAGTCTGCCGGGAAAAATCGAGGACGGACCGGTCGTCGGTCAAGTTATTCGGCGACGGTGAGCGCGGGCGTCTCCGCCGGCGCGCCGAGCAGTTCCTTCAGTTCGTCGTCGACGCGGAGGACGGAGACGGAACAGCCCATCATATCCAGCGAGGTCATGTAGTCGCCGACCCACGCGTCCCACGTCTCGATGCCGCGGTCATCGAGGATGGACTGGAGTTTCCGGTTGACGATGTAGAGTTCCGAAAGCGGCGTGCCACCCATGCCGTTGACCAACGTGACGACTTCCTCGCCTTCGTCGAGGTCGAGGTCCGAAAGGACGTTCTCGGTCAGATGTTCGGTTATCTCGTCGGCGCTCATCATGTCGGCGCGCTCGGTGCCGGGTTCGCCGTGGATGCCGATACCGAGTTCGATTTCGTCCTCGCCGAGGTCGAACGTCGGTTCGCCCTTCTCGGGCGTGACACACGAGGTCAGCGCCATCCCCATCGTTCGAACGTTGTCGATGACCTTCTCCGCGACTTCCTTGACTTCCGCGAGGTCCGCTCCCTCTGCTGCCTTCGCACCGGCGCACTTGTGGACGAAGATAGTGCCCGCAACGCCACGGCGACCCGACGTGTACAGCGAATCTTCCACCGCGACGTCGTCGTTGACGACGGCCTGTTCGACATCGATGCCTTCCATCGAAGCCATCTCGGCGGCGGTGTCGAAGTTCATCACGTCGCCCTCGTAGTTCTTGACGACACAGAGAACTCCCTCGCCCGCGTCGGTCGCCTGAATCATCTCGTCGAGTTGGTCCGCCGTCGGCGACGTGAACACCTCACCGGCCGCCGCGCCGTCGAGCATGCCCTCGCCGAGGTAGCCCGCGTGTGTCGGTTCGTGGCCCGACCCGCCGCCGGAGACGACCGCGACCTTCCCATCGACCGGTACGTCGTCTCTGACGAGGACGTTCGTCCCGTCGAGTCGACGCACGGGGTGTGCGGCCACCATCCCGTCGAGCATCTCGTCGACCACCGCGCTCGGTTCGTTGATGAGTTTCTTCATGACTCACAGACCAAGACGCCCG
It includes:
- the glpA gene encoding anaerobic glycerol-3-phosphate dehydrogenase subunit GlpA, translated to MNKSPSVLVIGGGSTGTGIARDLAMRGLDVTLVEKGNLTHGTTGRMHGLLHSGGRYAVSDQASAKECIVENRVLRRIAGHCVEMTGGLFVQRPEDSDEYFQKKLEGCRECGIPAEVLSPEEAREMEPYLAKDIKRAIKVPDGAVDPFRLCVANAASAVEHGARVETHSEVTDVLVEDGEVVGVEVTHQTGTGPYVHGNPGEVEEIYADYVVNATGAWAGQIGDFAGVDVEVRPSKGVMTIMNTRQVDTVVNRCRPKGDADIIVPHETTCILGTTDEEVEDPEDYPEEGWEVDLMIETLSELVPMLEDARTIRSFWGVRPLYEPPGTGTEDPTDITREFFLLDHADRDDLPGMTSIVGGKLTTYRMMAEKISDHVCEKLDVEAECRTADVPLPGSEDFSVLRDYMDDFGLRSPIGRRSVQRLGSRADDVLNSIDPNPVVCECEAVTRAEIQDALDTAGTDLNSVRIQTRASMGNCQGAICCHRMANELAPEYDEAIVRSSLDDLYQERWKGERHAMWGEQLSQAALKHMLHATTMNRDEDPATAETDLDFAAFDDGSPSDGGNTSDSTSGGAVADGGRVAADDEGGANGDN
- a CDS encoding anaerobic glycerol-3-phosphate dehydrogenase subunit C encodes the protein MSDAESPTNPNLNPGAQTDDFEAVEVFPESTDMDLRPGADNCYKCTACDVSCPVAEVDDEFPGPKFQGPEQWRLKRKDDEPVDDSIMSCSNCMRCDDACPSGVPLSQMHNTARGEYVEKEMDKLSREYIRNRILANYGTLAQLGSMFPRLTNAMMGNSLVQMVNEKVLGITSERDFPAFATQTFREWWNERGGPKVRSEEKRVAYFHGCYSNYNTPEVGKAMVRVFESFGYEVVVPKQRCSGTPMFANGMLEDAKRAAGINVENFSGLLNEGYDVIASCTSCSMSLRQEYPELFDIDGIKDVSEHTYEALEYLRIHENLEDELREVSVDDQSFAYHAPCHARNQGLDRQSVELFRELDGVEIEDVGDSCSGISGTYGWKEEKYDKSMQIAADMFDHMEHAQGDVGMTECPTCSMQMEHGTGYDIKHPLQLLEEALV
- the glpB gene encoding glycerol-3-phosphate dehydrogenase subunit GlpB, producing the protein MAITDDVLVIGGGIAACTAALSAAETGARVRLLAHKKSTLRQASGLVDVLGYAGDEGPFSDPYAGLDALPEDHPYHIVGEDGIRDGLRLFDEAVGDAYQGGHTDTNALVMTHGGAVKPTARYPESVAPGLASSSGDMLLVGFENLTDFDAPVAADHLTAAGVPFSVRGVTLEFPKSFRSDAKVTRFAKALDRDESVDGGTARSVLADAIDAELDGETRVGFPAMLGDDHDDEVRDELADRLGVPVFEVPTGPPSLLGLKLEDMLFDALDEAGVRISAGNPAVDFEAEDGRIETVIVDQKSRRTPYEADQIVLATGGLVGKGIDSDREHITEPVFGCHIPHPEDRYEWSEPEAFGSHAFARFGVVPDDELRPTDEDGAVQFENLRAAGGVVGGADIAREKSASGVSLSTGAVAGRLAGEEATQ
- the dhaM gene encoding dihydroxyacetone kinase phosphoryl donor subunit DhaM; this encodes MIGLVVVSHSAKAAEGIADVAEQMGGGNARIVPAGGDEDGIGTSPDRIREGIEEADDGDGVVVLVDLGSAVMNAELAIEMAMDVDAIIADAPILEGTLNAAVETTSPKATLDSVVERATDARDYRKLN
- the glpK gene encoding glycerol kinase GlpK, which produces MSGETYVGAIDQGTTGTRFMVFDHDGKVVANAYEKHEQIYPEPGWVEHDANEIWENTKTVINEALNDALLDPEQLEAIGITNQRETTIVWDRETGQPIHNAIVWQDRRTTDRIETLEADGKTDEVRAKTGLEPDAYFSATKAEWILDNSDPIKLQRSRPEDIRDRAAEGELAFGTIDTWLIYKLTGNHITDVTNASRTMLFNIHDMEWDDELLDEFNVPREILPEVRPSSDDDHYGETDASGFLGAEVPVAGALGDQQAALFGQTCFDAGDAKNTYGTGSFMLMNTGEEAVMSEHGLLTTVGFQRSGEPVQYALEGSIFITGAAIEWLEDMTLIENASESEKLARSVDSTDGVYFVPAFAGLGAPHWDQRARGTIVGMTRGTRREHIVRATLESIAFQTRDVAEAMESDSGIDLSSLRVDGGAVKNNFLCQLQSNILDTEIVRPQVDETTALGAAYAAGLAVGYWETMEELRANWQVDREFGPSDPQNVEHRYGRWKEAVDRSLDWARDTEE
- the dhaK gene encoding dihydroxyacetone kinase subunit DhaK, with protein sequence MKKLINEPSAVVDEMLDGMVAAHPVRRLDGTNVLVRDDVPVDGKVAVVSGGGSGHEPTHAGYLGEGMLDGAAAGEVFTSPTADQLDEMIQATDAGEGVLCVVKNYEGDVMNFDTAAEMASMEGIDVEQAVVNDDVAVEDSLYTSGRRGVAGTIFVHKCAGAKAAEGADLAEVKEVAEKVIDNVRTMGMALTSCVTPEKGEPTFDLGEDEIELGIGIHGEPGTERADMMSADEITEHLTENVLSDLDLDEGEEVVTLVNGMGGTPLSELYIVNRKLQSILDDRGIETWDAWVGDYMTSLDMMGCSVSVLRVDDELKELLGAPAETPALTVAE
- the ptsH1 gene encoding phosphocarrier protein HPr, with the protein product MERIVSVVPKDGLHARPASQFVETANSFDAEITLGRVDDDSLVPAASMLAVTGLGVSHGEEIRLVADGDDAEAALDALEDVLSTPESGDEASEN
- the dhaL gene encoding dihydroxyacetone kinase subunit DhaL — its product is MADVETQRDAVLDALDNVAARLAEEKGYLTDLDSAIGDADHGANMQRGFGEAAEKREAFAEMDPDEVVKNVGTTLISNVGGASGPLYGGSIMFASQELEDGITAETSVAFAEAYLDKVKDRGGAEVGSKTMVDALVPAVHTYKKSIEQDDLPPLTALAKAVDAAERGVEFTVPLKALKGRSSFLDWRSVGHQDPGATSTLFILEELLATAEEYLDGAIDRDAHAGDAARRDE